The following nucleotide sequence is from Acyrthosiphon pisum isolate AL4f chromosome A2, pea_aphid_22Mar2018_4r6ur, whole genome shotgun sequence.
TAGccacaattgttttaaaaatcttaacagTTTACTGATGCTAATAAAACATACTTGTACGGACTGGTACATAGTTCAATAGTTTTCCAATCTTCTTGCATTttttgtaacgattttcttaattGTTCTTCTTTAGTGGCACCAATACTGATGACGtcaaacctataaaaataacttagaaaCTATGTGTATCACTTAAACAACTAATATAGATAACTATATACTAAAGGTACTTCTGATTtacttcaaatttaaatatacatattgatagaacaaattaaacatatttacatattaacatacatatttaacaatatttaatgtcaaCAACAAagtataatgctataatatattgataaaaagttCAAGttgtcatatttttgtatttatttttttacaagttttCAAACTATCTTTGTTTTGTTTgctcatttaattatattaggttTTTTCAAAGATAGAACAAATACAGTTAATATACAACTCAAACAGGATCAAAACAAAAGTCCATTGAAGCTTtttaatgtcaaataataaCGTAGCTCTTAACGAGTCTTTACATTGTTTGATGTTCACGAAGtgttcagaaaaattatttaattattgtacttaatatatttttatacaagcttaattaaattattaataaagaatGAACAGCTGAATAGTTTTAATAACACTTATATAAACTTCATAATATGAACAAGGTAAACcaattttacaaaacaattcttctcgaaaaatattttttttaaatagtatatagacatttgacataataatatacattgtgatTAAATTGATGCCGTGTAAAACTGAACAAAAAACttgattgtaaaaaattgtacaataaatccatacatttaaacaattcactagttaaatataacaaattcaaacatttaatgtatgtaaggaaaaaatcaaatgattggtaaattattcagaaatttgaagaaaattttTCGCATCCTTTTCAGACGATGAACTAAAGCCTGGCCCGTCAAAATGGTGATATTAGAACAACCTACTCCTCATATTTGTCCATTAGTGACTAATGGCTAGTCGTATGCGTCTATCATTTTAATACGCTGTTACATAGACGGGTAACACTGAACACTATTAtctacacatattttaaaaaataagaagaatatttataaatatgatgtgTAAAAATCGATTGTGTGAggtatcaatatattatcaatacggTGTGTAGTATGTAtccataatcaaaaaaaaaaaaaaaaactaacccgaccattttagaaaatgtttatactactaaatattaatattatgtaaatttatataattcaatttacgTCTTAGTGTAGTCTGATCGTCCTAAATAATATGGCATAATAGTTATTGTTGTTAGTGTTCTAACCAACTGATAAGCGAAAGCATATTACATCCACACCActaaatattgtacttatataattattttatctaatattcaATTAACTGTTTTAATATACTCACGAGttgaacttattttaaatatcaatatgaaCTTACTGAGGTAGTAGTTGTTCTAAATTTAAATCGATGATTTTTGACAGTGTCGTGCCAGCATTTGGAGTCAAGTTAAATCCCGACAGTTCAGACATTTCTACCCAATGCCTTTCAGTTAAAGCCGGGTTACACATAATTCTAATGATTGGCATGTAGTGCTAGAGTAAataaatacactttttattaaaataatcactatTTAAGGAACAATTAATAACACCTATTCGCTTTTTTCtatgaaatattaatgaaatatatacctaatacaaaaatcCTTACAAACCATAATTCattatttcgttttatattcttaattaagtataaaacaaataatgaattatacaaTCGCATCGATTAGAGTGATTTGAGAGTTATTTGCGTCTCAAAAAAAGGTCAACTAAGAaggtattaaattcaatagaTAATTTCCTGAGAATAGCATAAAGTATAAACCAACCATAACTAAAAttcataatgaaaataattataaataaaaaaaatgtattgtaaataaaagttaaaaatatatatattttaatgaaatacgataattaagaataaaatattatattttgtatttttttttttataatgatctGGGACATGAGTAAGCTCTTGAATTGTAATTCATTTAATTGCATGTGttcaatagtataattatatagtaaaattatttgtaattttaatctatttaataattattaatcatttttaccctaaattggttttattaacataactatataatacggAGATGAACTATGCTTGCATTCTAATTTTtaccttattaaattaaaaattaaagtacatatttatttttatgattttggcaaataaaataattatatttatcccTCTAAAGTGTATTCAAGTACATATCCCTTGTTAGTTGTTATGTGCGAGATTTTAGTTAGATctttaatttaacacaatacCAAACATAATTAAAGGAACttttactaaaaacattttttttgttttcaacaaATTCATTAGAGAAATACACACAAATGAGATAATTATTACAAAGTAATCAGTTTTTCTTTTCAGATTTTGTTAAACTATGACTTCATAAGTAAGCAAAATCACGATTCCTTTGATCTAGATactaaaaacttttttctttgaatttcattattcatttaataacaaatattaattgaaagtaCATTTTTCAAGATAAATTTCtctaaaaattaagttttttgttttaaaattgttcttaatatacctacatcttagaaatatattgtttttaagctTTCATAATAAGTACGAGTAAATAAACACCAACACAGGCATGCCACATTCTCAGGGGGGAGGCTTCAGTCcctcgataatttttagtaagcaccaaatatattaactgAAGGAGAATCTATAAgaatgtattaagtatatatatttatttatgtaattttatcacTTGTGTATTGTTTAATGGGATtgttaaaattggttttttagaAAGACTAAGCTCATACAAGTCCTCCCTccaccagtggcgtatttacggagGGGGTACAtggggtccggaccccccccccattgactcgtgttaaatgttgtgtttttacatgattaagggaaaacaaattttattaNNNNNNNNNNNNNNNNNNNNNNNNNNNNNNNNNNNNNNNNNNNNNNNNNNNNNNNNNNNNNNNNNNNNNNNNNNNNNNNNNNNNNNNNNNNNNNNNNNNNNNNNNNNNNNNNNNNNNNNNNNNNNNNNNNNNNNNNNNNNNNNNNNNNNNNNNNNNNNNNNNNNNNNNNNNNNNNNNNNNNNNNNNNNNNNNNNNNNNNNNNNNNNNNNNNNNNNNNNNNNNNNNNNNNNNNNNNNNNNNNNNNNNNNNNNNNNNNNNNactgacaaaccatctccgctcagaatcgttttccttttacaatgatattatatcattgaattcaagtgtaaTACAATCCATCATACATTGACACACTTGTAAcgtactgtacagtagagcaaaatccacttacctgcttttttaaatttgttttgtacatattattatttaataccaattaaaaactcgaaaattttaaatcgtcttataaatatggtatatttatttaataaagaataattggGTGGTGTGGGAGGCTTTGCCCCCCCACGGCtcagttttctgaaaattatctggaccctccccataacaaattcctaaatacgccactgccatCCACCTATTCGAGCCACAGGTAGTATAACacttaaaaaatgattctgtaATGTTTTCCTGTACTCATTGACATGTCAAAACCATAATATTCAAGATTGTACTGAACGCACTGTTACGAACCCTAAACTCCGTCATGCTATTTATTGTTTGATCAGCTATCTTTAAAGGTGCTGGCCAAAGGTTCATGTCAGGATCATCAATTATACCCTCATACCTTTTGCTGTAATTTTGTGATAACATTTCTTTACATTTAACTCTCAACAATTCTTGCGTTTTAGACGCTTCtctgaaattttaaaaacagtcatcgataaataatgaattcattatttaaatattcttcatGTGGTTACTTGTAAAATTCATTGACTGTTTTTTCTATTTCCGATAAACTGAGAGTATCAAAATCACCACGCATCCATAAATTCTTTTTCAAAAACCAACGATAGGAAAATGTAATTAGGTCGACAAATGGCCTCGTGAAATcctacgaaaaataaataaatatcttgacacacgtaatattttatagtagacatttatcacaataataataaaaaaattaacattgaaataataattgacgattttttaagtattaatagtattatttatatagatcaCAAGAATTAAAAtgcgaatatatttttttattaattaacagtaaataattgaattttgtCATCTGATCATAAAAAATCATTGAACATattaaacctaatattatagttttatttgtatttatagacATACTTTTATTTCATCGAGTTCCGGAAATGTGCTAATAGGTTTGCTGAATAGCTCTTCTTCTCTATTAATCCAAGACACCGTTTCGtcgaatttttcgatttttctttGCAATGTGTTAACgaactacaaaaaatatattattaactatagtacTTTTTGTGTTGAAAGAAATAATATGTTAGACATTACTAATTTGTATTCATAGAGTTTGTCGACGTCGTCAATACGGTCCAAAAACGTAAGACTTGGTGCAAACGCGTCCAAATCATAATTTAACGTACTAATCACTTTTGCCAGAGTCTCTTCTGCATTCGATTTCCCAGCCTCATATAtagtagaatatttaaaaaatacgggTGATATATTCTGTATCCATTTTATGGCGGATGCGTGCGTTTCCCAAAACTCTTTGGGCAGCACGGCGTACTGAGATATGTTGCACGCAACTACGGTCAAATCTTTTACTGTATCGATCATCTCTGTCATAAACGTAGTACTAGCATAAAGCATGTAATCACCAAGTGCTAGAAACTCTTCAGAATTTTTCGGTTTGGATATGGCGCGTGAAACCATTTCGTGGAATTTATAGCACACCCTgaggaaattattatttattattacagctAAAAGTTTTGCAATAAACAGTAATCAAATCATAAACTTACCAAGCTAATGAAGGCCTAATATATGTGTTCGTGAGTGTTATGCAAGTGAACAAaacattaatagttattaaactagtaaatatcataataaataaaaataaacgccTTACTTTTCGTCATTGCTAAGTTGCTTCATAACGGTGTGGTCGATAATCTGATCCATATAGCTTTTGGCCAAATCACATATGTGTTTCTTCATGTCAATCTGATCGATACTATAACAATGAACGATGTATCATTATTGAAATCAAATGagaattataatgtttactttACTTTCCAAGTTCAAAGTTCCAATCGTCTACTAACTCTGTAGCCCTATTCCTGTAGCTCTGAAATAAATCTAACTTTTGTAACAATTTGTCATACGAATGATACTCCTGAAGATATACGAAAAGATTTTCTGGCTGTTTTTCATTTACAACGTCACTGAAATCATTATCTTTAAACGATACACCATAAATGAGAATAGATAAAATTTGGTTATCGATTGAAGCCCTACCCATTTTCTCTAAATATGCTGTCAAATCTTTATACATAACATTCAGCTTTTCTGCTAAATCAGCTTTTGCTCTGtccaaatattgtttttcacgcctaatagaaataaattgaGAGAACACTGGTACACCAAAGCGATACTCCAAAGACGGTAATTCACTAACTGCggtatttatctaaattaaatgcgattataataattaaccaattcaataataaaaatattaaacacgttttttcttttatttctaatatttatttacggcCTTTGGACCAAATATTTGatcatataataacataaacaatataggtacacggtACGTAcgcaaaattgtttaaattccaaaaatttgaattttcttcattttaaacctatacctatgagaaaatatgttttacatgcCATTGAAATTAACTttcaaaaataactttattatactaAAGAATTTAACAGTACTTGTGAGTTGTGGTAAAAAGTAatttgttaagttaatatgTTATCACATcccaaaaatactaaaatttaagttacaacttaaaattaatgaaaaaaatacattacattaattttaatatgatgtaatatcgTTTAGATATATACAAACGCCTCGTGTTATctatcaaattcaattttaaaacaattacgtTTTAATTGAAACCCATTGTGAGTGAAGTTattgaaactatattttttttagattatttaatggataaactacctatattaatataatgttttgttataaatattaaatttaaatatatattatagactccATAGATAAAAggttattttttggttttaaaatagaaattaagtaaaaatcaaACTGTGACATTCATACAATTATactcactaataataatacctaatgaataataataattaataacaatacaatatctttcactattacaaatttaaactaaaattgcaccgattttcaataaaataataacataaaataatacctatacaataattatattatacaagccaCAATCACTAATGCTCTCTTCTACGTATCCAATTATGCCTCAATATGACAATATCCATCTTGTCTCCGACGTAGCAATAATATCTGAACAAGAGATAATTGAACTTTACGCCCAAACCCACTTGGTAGTAAAAGGCTATCATATGAAAGTTTTACACGATGACCCTCTGAGGTGACTGAAGTGACGTTGATGACGAAATCTCAATATCgtttcattaataaaatgtaaatagccAAGAGTGTATATGTTTTGGGGTATTACCCCTTGGGTAATTTCCCCACCCCCCCTCCCACTAAATTGCTAGCATGTCATcgaatagttaattttaatcatcagtttttcttattgtaaattaattacagattttaaaaattaaataaagaaaagaaaaataataacatattaatgaaTAGGTAGCTATTTTGATATACTATACCTAGTCTGTAAAAACTttagcgtacctatatattaataatatgttcatacatataatagtaatgaataaaaaaattaagcataTCTacgcttatacattttatcgaaTACAATAAGTGAggtaaatagaaaaaaccacatctaatttaatttttactatttagtggCATTAAGTCgctggaaatttaatttttaatactcactaaattcaaaaccgaacaATATTGATCACATATTTCGCTAACACTTGGTGTGCTGATACATTTAGATCCATCAAAATGTAACTTGAAATTTAGTTTGGGCGCTGTTGACACAtttccaaatacttttactaTGTGATCTATAGACTTTAAAATCATACGTTCcatctgtaaataaaataaaaacaaatataatatttaaataaattattattagcaatTTGGTGTAACCAAAATTTGGTGTGCCAACTGgcacagtttaatttttaaatggtacattaatatgtatgtattacaatatagacGATATTTGTGGTATaccacaaataaaaatgtatggtatAGATTGTTGTATACCGTTCACACTTGTTGTGTGTGCCAATATTACTTTCTGcttaaatagtttaatgtttCATATTCGTAATAATAGGCCAACGAAGCAAATGAGCTGAGGCAGCActtagcaaaataatatttaagaacgtATGCACCACGGTAGAGGGAGGCCGGTGTGTTTTTAAGCGATTCATCGAGATTCGTATTTTTGTGTGTTTGTTTCAtgtttaataaagttatttaacaGTGTGAATATTGTCAACGATTATTTTGTGTATCATCGAGAGATAGGCATACGACACACtcaactatataataagttcatagcattttttttcctaaaaaattaattcaaccgtCTACATGGACAATTAGGATTAGGTTAGAgcatagtacattataataatatacttctgACTTCtaaaaataagtgaaaaaatgtgaaaaatacacAATTGGTTTTAAGAACTTAAGACTAAAAAATTGACTTTTCACGATATTTCAATTTGGATGCAAACTATGAAAACATGAAGtacatatgtaaaataaaatgatttaaaaattttaaaaaattgcttgacaattgaaatattgtaagaaaactaatataaaaataccaataatttaaattataatgaatgttacttgttatataatacaagaaaataatacgtgtattatttagataaaaattcaaaagtttcaaaagtacctattttacatttaatcaaACTCATTAGCTTAAGCCTAAATGTCATCTTCttagtaatacaaattattaaaaaataaataataaataatagtaaataaataaacgcctaaaataattaaatttaacaaatatataaaagttcaatacatttttataattggaaactataaacattataacagataatattcttgACTTTGTGTTTATTAAAAGTCAATAGGGCAATTcgctctaatattaaaaactataagtaaCAACACAATATTGGTTTTTCTGAACGCAAATTTGATATGTTGCAATCAGgtcagagagaaaacaaatagtgtgctgGATTAAGTAGTATAGAGCTGGCCTTAGGTTTGTGCCAGCGAGACCCCTGACCAGACctcacattataaataaattttattctaAAGGCCTTGGCTAAAAAATATTGCCCCAGGTCTCGCTTTGCCTTAAGACCGGCTCTGAAGTGGTAGCCGGTAGATAATTAATTCgtttcctaaaaataaaaataaaattttctattCATTCAAATATAGACACATAAAGTTACACATTTCGTAGCAacacttataggtacctactttgatatttttacatattataatggtataggCGACACATGGCAAACATATGTACATACTAGAGGTGccgaaatttaatattttaataatataaatggaatTTATAAGACTGGTATCGTCAAAACAAAGTTGCATTGGAATATAAGTACACTCATGAaccattaatttttctattgctACCTCACACAATGTTTCTGGTGTTAGAAGGCGCAATTGTACCACCCTCATTCCCCCCGAAAAAAATCCGCCTAtggataatatatatgtgtatgaataaattcaacaataatttcaaaatgtaattgcATAGCATACTTCTAAGCTAATTATAGTAGTGACACCTTTAAGAAACTGTGGAAGTGCATTCAATGCCAAGCCATCTAATGCTCCTCTCTtcgtcaaaattaatataaccttTTTATACCAATCTTTAACCAGGTAGGTGTCTTGTTTCCGAAAGTCGTGTTCCAAAGTAGCCATTAGGTCGTCGAGGTCTCGAGAAAATTCgtcaaatctaaaaattatatcaaatctCACGATACTTTCAagatactatacctataataatatattacgctaCGAgtcaaatattacttatataattctGCATTAATCATGGTCCTGGGAACTTGACGTTTCGTAAAATACAGTATGTTGATGGTAGTTGGGTGAGTGGTATGTAAACGTTTTATCAAGAgcttttttcttttcaaaaataatggaTAATTTTTTGTCTTACCTCCTAATCTACAAGAGttcaacataatttaaaaatgtatgcaaaggtaaaattaataaaataaactcacACTGTAGTTAACGGCTTTTCTAGCTGTTTTTCCGGTATCGGAAGATTAGGACTCGGAATAGGCTTCACAATACCATCAACTTGCAACTTTTTCAGCACTTTAATGTAATCAGCCTTTACTTCGTCTATCAAGGATGCCAACACTCTGGTTCTTTTTAAGCGCGCCGTCTTTGATTTCTAATTAAGTAATTAGTTGATTAATCGTTCAGAAACACATGAATGTATACCAATaatctatgtattattatttaaaaacatttcgcacttcaattatattttctatccaTGATTCTTGCATCGGGGTGGGTTCTATGGCATTAGCATATCCCTTTAGTTGCTTGCGGTAGTAGATCTGTGGCATCTTAACTTCTTCTTGGCGATCAACTGTCGTCGATTTCCCAGCCATCATCAAGTCGATTTTCTGAGTTACGGCGCATTCATTCCTAAACACAGTGGAAAAATTAAGTGGGTAGCTTGCACTTCTGTTATTTTCACATTCAGGCCAATGAATaacttacatataatttttaattatagtccTACGATCACTGATTGTTTGGCTTTTATTCAACATTTTGCCTTTGTTCAAGTATTTACTGATGTCGGGAATTTTCGGCAGTTTCGGAACAACTGGAACCGTATCGAGTAACTGTCTAATCTCTCTTTCTTCAGTGTTATCGGTATGATCATTAAACTCGATCGCATACGCCCTACGAGGAAGTATTGTAGAACGGCGAGGAATATCTGAAATGTTTCTCTTTGGTTTTGTTTGCGGTTTTGAAGTCGGTGAATTAGGTGgtaataaatattctttactCATTGTGacgaatgaaaataaatatatgatttacaataatatgttgatcCAAAACGATAGAAATGTTTGATAATCATCTGCAGACAGATATGAAACAATAATTCCAatcatgtatattttaatttatgaccaAATTATGaggtattaatgtattcaatatttgtatgaactaaaataaatatcaaacattcACACAACGGCATTCCAATTTACATAGATTCAATGTTGTAACAGTaacctacctacatactaaTTACTACTTTAGATtcttttgttttcgttttttgtattttttaaacactaaggtagttatatagtttatatagtttaataaataggatccatcaaatatattttgtttaaaacaatgtacctatacattcagTGGTGTACCCAGGAGGCAAGGAGGCttcaaaccaaacatttttatatatcatttaaataattgaataataatatcacatatcCATAGTTGTGGATacataaaaccaatttttaaaaaaaagattatttttgtttagagCAAAATAAGTTATAGTCAGGCCAAAACACAATCTTGATAAATTTTAGATAGATATACATAAGCATACCTCAAATGAGTAATGACGACTCTGGTTTAATTGTTtgtagttttatactttttaaaataaaatgttatattagtataatataa
It contains:
- the LOC115034242 gene encoding uncharacterized protein LOC115034242, whose protein sequence is MSKEYLLPPNSPTSKPQTKPKRNISDIPRRSTILPRRAYAIEFNDHTDNTEEREIRQLLDTVPVVPKLPKIPDISKYLNKGKMLNKSQTISDRRTIIKNYMNECAVTQKIDLMMAGKSTTVDRQEEVKMPQIYYRKQLKGYANAIEPTPMQESWIENIIEKSKTARLKRTRVLASLIDEVKADYIKVLKKLQVDGIVKPIPSPNLPIPEKQLEKPLTTV